A window of Terriglobales bacterium genomic DNA:
TCCCAGTGTCTATCCCATCAATTGGGCATTTTGGGACGGTCGCGTCTCCGAGGACCACTACCGCGAGCATCATGCGCAGGCCTACGAGCAGATGCTGGAGCAGCCCGGAACCGATCCCGTCGCGGCGCCTGTGGAACCGTCGCAAGTCCCGCCGGCTGCGAAGCCCGAGGAGAAGCCAGCCGCTCCGCCTTCTGACGACAAGCCGGCACCGGACTCGTCTTGAGTTTCCTGCTGCGCCCGTCGCCCCGACTGTGAATAATAGTGGCTCGTCGAGATCATCGTATGCCTGAAGAAACCAAACCGACCTCCGCTGAACCTGCTGTTCCCCCGCGACCGCCGGGGTTGTTCCGCAACATCCTGAGCTGGATTGGCGCGGGGATTGCCCTCATCAGCCTGACCAACATCCTGTTTGTCCTGATGCTGGAGCTGTTCGGCGTCACGACCAATCCTTACGTCGGCATCCTCGCCTACATGGTGTTGCCCGCTTTCCTCGGTCTGGGCCTGGTGCTCATCCCCATCGGCATGCTGTTGGAGCGCCGCCGGCGGCGCCGGCATGCCGAAGCCGCGATTCCGGCTTATCCCCGCATCGATCTCAACCTCACACACCATCGCCACGCCTTTGCCTTCTTCCTGGTTTCCATGCTGGTGTTCTTGTCGCTGAGCGCGTTGGGCAGCTATCGCGCCTACGAGTACACCGAGACCACCGAATTCTGCGGGCAGCTCTGCCACTCGGTGATGCATCCCGAGTTCATCGCCTACCAGGCTTCGCCGCATGCCCGCGTGCGTTGCGTGGACTGCCACGTGGGGCCCGGCGCCACCTTCTACGTCAAGTCCAAGCTCTCCGGCGCCTATCAGATCTACGCCGTGACGTTTCACAAGTACCCCAAGCCCATTCCCACCCCGGTAGCCAATCTTCGTCCTGCGCAGGAGACCTGCGAGCAGTGTCACTGGCCGGAGCGCTTTTACGGCGCCCAGCTCAAGGTGATTACCCACTACGGCTCGGACGAGAGCAACACCCCGCGCCAGATCCGCCTGCTCATCAAGACCGGCGGCGGCAGCCCGACCACCGGTCTCACCGCCGGGATCCACTGGCACATGAACATCGCCAACGAGGTCACCTACATCGCCACCGACCCGCAGCGCCAGCAGATTCCGTGGGTGCGCATCAAGGACCAGCAGGGACGCGTCACCGAGTATCTGACGGAGGGCTCCGACCTCACGCCCGAGCAGATCAAAGCCGCTCCCAAGCGCCGCATGGACTGCATGGACTGCCACAACCGGCCGTCGCACATCTACTACCCGCCCGAGCGCTCCGTGGACGATTACCTGTTCGCGGGCAAGATCGACGCCACGCTCCCCTTTATCCGCCAGCAGGCGATCGAAGTGCTCAGCCAGAAGTACGACACCAGCGAGGGCGCGCGTGAAGCCATCGCCACCACCCTGGACCGCTTCTACCTCACCAAGTACCCGGACCTCTACAAGACGCGCCGGCCCGCCGTGCACCAGGCCATCGCCGGAGTGCAGCAGATCTACGCTTCCACCATCTTTCCGGAGATGAAAGTGGACTGGCGCGTCCA
This region includes:
- a CDS encoding NapC/NirT family cytochrome c, coding for MPEETKPTSAEPAVPPRPPGLFRNILSWIGAGIALISLTNILFVLMLELFGVTTNPYVGILAYMVLPAFLGLGLVLIPIGMLLERRRRRRHAEAAIPAYPRIDLNLTHHRHAFAFFLVSMLVFLSLSALGSYRAYEYTETTEFCGQLCHSVMHPEFIAYQASPHARVRCVDCHVGPGATFYVKSKLSGAYQIYAVTFHKYPKPIPTPVANLRPAQETCEQCHWPERFYGAQLKVITHYGSDESNTPRQIRLLIKTGGGSPTTGLTAGIHWHMNIANEVTYIATDPQRQQIPWVRIKDQQGRVTEYLTEGSDLTPEQIKAAPKRRMDCMDCHNRPSHIYYPPERSVDDYLFAGKIDATLPFIRQQAIEVLSQKYDTSEGAREAIATTLDRFYLTKYPDLYKTRRPAVHQAIAGVQQIYASTIFPEMKVDWRVHPDNIGHFFYPGCFRCHDGQHKSVEGNVIRKDCDICHVVLGQEEGGAPLTTVTGNQFQHPVDLGDITAVNCVDCHTGGGGP